A genomic region of Pyrus communis chromosome 14, drPyrComm1.1, whole genome shotgun sequence contains the following coding sequences:
- the LOC137715143 gene encoding putative disease resistance protein RGA3, protein MAADAVLTFAAEGILNKVLSLAAHEFGLAWGFKAELRKLQKSFASIERFLVDVADQPQGRSKSIEEWVKNLKDVAQDAEDVLDEFQYEVDRRKVEIQNHIKKKVLNFFSLSNPLAFRLQMAHKIQKINASLLDLERKASPLGLVSKNKDATPRGNRWDRQTDAFIRRDEITVGREGVVSKIVTTLTDSKYDQENLSVMAIVGMGGLGKTTLAKSIYNEDSVQKFFETRIWVCVSDPFDVNLILLQMLEQLNPANAPSSKDNRNALLKFLNEELKDKRYLLVLDDVWNEDPIKWENLMECLFKLHSAGGSKIIVTTRSGKVASIPEKLLQRHELGKLSVDECWSIMKNRAFPNKADIPTEFRTVGLKIAKNCGGVPLVAKVLGGILCNKKNIEDWLSFEKSRIWENLSKEEDRIMPVLKLSFDNLESPSLKQCFAYCSMFKKDFEIQRDNLIQLWMAQGLLHPSPSENKDKEDIGNEYFDILLQSSLFQDATMSDNGTVSICQMHDLVHDLAEHVSKSESLTGDLCGIDNTNEIRHVARVSTSMLDKILERSAKKLRSVFFDDGEVPSNILPRFKALRVLNLSNAKIEEFPVSVGRLKHLRYLNISKTRFKELPKSVGKLYNLQTLRATNCALEEFPKELQNLINLRHIYFDMSTKFPQGIRRLTCLRTLPYFSVGNETGCQIEELADLKHLRGKLIVCNLEHVKNGEEAKKAKLEDKRKICHLIFHWTRDRLITNNNEQGDVLEGLRPHPGLESLRIENFMGDKFPSWMMSGSLLLNNLKKITLLRCDKCEVVPPLGHLPKLTMLEISRMYLKCIGVEFYGYNLVHNVATTSKEIITLFPALKELNISNCYDLIEWMELEAPMMSTQKVVVFPCLEKLMIHGCDDLTFFALGSCGSLKSLYIKWCKKLRHLGDGLDTLHFLESLNIIGCSSLELIPITQGMTSLRELRINDCEGLSSLPSGLEYCTSLQTLHLEGCNGVTSFPFYTLARLRRLYIKDCNGQSGPLSVWASLVELIIVGGNNLTSIDIKGGMSSLQHLTISNCKELSSLPALPQQCPSL, encoded by the exons ATGGCGGCTGACGCTGTGCTCACTTTTGCTGCGGAGGGAATACTGAACAAGGTGCTTTCACTCGCTGCTCATGAATTCGGTCTTGCGTGGGGTTTCAAAGCTGAACTCAGAAAGCTTCAAAAGTCCTTCGCCAGCATTGAACGTTTCTTAGTTGATGTTGCCGACCAACCACAAG GTCGGAGTAAGTCAATAGAGGAATGGGTGAAGAACCTCAAAGACGTTGCTCAGGATGCTGAGGATGTCTTGGACGAATTCCAGTACGAAGTTGATCGGCGTAAAGTCGAAATCCAAAACCATATCAAGAAAAAGGTTCTTAACTTCTTTTCACTCTCCAATCCACTTGCATTTCGTCTTCAAATGGCGCATAAAATTCAGAAGATCAACGCATCCTTGCTGGATCTCGAGAGGAAAGCATCTCCTCTTGGACTAGTTTCCAAGAATAAAGATGCAACCCCTCGAGGAAATAGATGGGACAGACAAACCGACGCATTCATTCGCAGAGATGAAATAACTGTTGGAAGGGAAGGTGTTGTGTCAAAAATAGTTACAACCCTGACCGACTCCAAATACGATCAAGAAAATCTTTCTGTTATGGCCATCGTGGGAATGGGAGGCCTCGGCAAGACAACGTTGGCCAAGTCAATTTACAATGAGGATTCTGTACAAAAGTTTTTCGAAACGAGAATATGGGTTTGTGTATCGGACCCTTTTGATGTCAATTTAATTCTACTTCAAATGTTAGAGCAGCTTAATCCGGCAAACGCCCCTTCTTCGAAAGATAACCGGAATGCTCTGCTTAAGTTCCTTAATGAAGAGTTGAAAGATAAAAGATATTTGCTTGTACTTGATGACGTTTGGAATGAAGATCCCATAAAATGGGAGAATTTGATGGAGTGTTTGTTTAAGCTTCATTCTGCGGGGGGGTCCAAGATTATTGTCACTACTCGTAGTGGCAAAGTCGCATCGATCCCCGAAAAGCTACTTCAACGACATGAATTGGGAAAGCTTTCTGTGGATGAATGCTGGTCCATCATGAAAAATAGAGCGTTCCCCAACAAAGCTGATATACCTACGGAGTTCCGTACAGTTGGATTGAAGATTGCCAAAAATTGTGGTGGCGTTCCATTGGTAGCAAAG GTTTTGGGAGGCATTTTgtgcaataaaaaaaatattgaagactGGTTGTCGTTTGAAAAAAGTAGAATATGGGAAAACCtatcaaaagaagaagatagaatTATGCCAGTCTTGAAGTTGAGTTTTGACAATTTAGAATCGCCATCACTGAAGCAATGTTTTGCATATTGCTCAATGTTCAAGAaagattttgaaattcaaagagaTAACTTGATTCAACTTTGGATGGCTCAAGGATTACTCCACCCTTCCCCTAGTGAAAATAAAGATAAGGAGGACATAGGCAATGAATATTTTGATATTCTATTGCAAAGTTCCTTATTTCAAGATGCTACAATGAGTGACAACGGCACTGTTAGCATATGCCAGATGCACGATCTTGTGCACGACCTTGCAGAACATGTATCTAAATCAGAAAGCTTGACGGGAGACTTATGTGGCATAGATAATACAAATGAGATTCGACATGTTGCTCGGGTTTCTACTTCTATGCTAGATAAAATTCTAGAAAGAAGTGCTAAGAAATTGCGGTCAGTGTTTTTCGACGATGGTGAAGTTCCTAGTAACATTCTTCCACGATTCAAAGCTTTACGTGTCTTAAATTTAAGTAATGCTAAGATTGAAGAATTTCCAGTTTCAGTTGGAAGGTTGAAACACTTGAGGTATCTTAACATTTCTAAAACAAGATTCAAAGAACTCCCCAAATCTGTAGGCAAGCTCTACAACCTGCAGACTTTAAGAGCAACAAATTGTGCCCTTGAGGAGTTTCCAAAAGAGCTGCAAAACTTGATCAACCTGAGGCATATTTATTTTGATATGAGTACAAAATTCCCCCAGGGGATAAGGCGGTTGACTTGCCTTCGAACATTACCTTACTTTTCGGTGGGTAATGAGACTGGTTGTCAAATTGAAGAGTTGGCTGACTTGAAACATTTGAGAGGTAAATTAATTGTTTGTAATTTGGAGCACGTAAAGAATGGAGAAGAAGCAAAGAAAGCTAAGTTGGAGGATAAGAGGAAAATATGCCATTTAATCTTCCACTGGACAAGAGATAGGTTAATAACCAACAACAATGAGCAGGGGGATGTACTCGAAGGCCTCCGACCGCATCCTGGGTTGGAGAGCTTACGTATTGAAAACTTCATGGGCGATAAGTTTCCATCGTGGATGATGAGTGGGTCATTATTACTCAACAACTTGAAGAAGATTACGTTACTTAGATGCGACAAATGTGAAGTAGTCCCACCGCTTGGTCATCTACCTAAACTTACGATGCTTGAGATTAGCAGAATGTACTTGAAATGTATTGGAGTTGAGTTCTACGGTTACAATCTTGTCCACAATGTAGCCACGACAAGTAAGGAGATAATTACTTTATTTCCTGCACTAAAAGAATTAAATATTTCTAACTGCTACGATctaattgaatggatggaattgGAAGCACCAATGATGTCAACACAAAAAGTTGTGGTTTTTCCTTGCCTCGAGAAGTTGATGATACATGGATGCGATGATTTAACTTTTTTTGCCCTTGGATCTTGCGGCTCTCTTAAGAGTTTGTATATTAAATGGTGTAAAAAGTTGAGGCATTTGGGGGATGGGCTAGACACACTTCATTTCCTTGAGAGCCTGAATATAATAGGATGCAGTAGCCTAGAGTTGATTCCAATTACACAAGGCATGACATCTCTTCGAGAATTACGTATTAATGATTGTGAAGGATTGTCAAGCCTACCGAGTGGGTTAGAGTACTGCACCTCTCTCCAGACATTGCATTTAGAAGGTTGCAATGGTGTAACATCGTTTCCATTTTACACCCTTGCACGTCTTCGCCGTTTGTATATTAAGGATTGTAATGGACAATCAGGCCCACTGAGTGTATGGGCCTCTCTCGTGGAATTGATTATAGTTGGTGGTAATAATCTGACATCAATTGATATTAAAGGCGGCATGTCCTCTCTTCAGCATTTGACAATTAGTAATTGCAAAGAATTATCAAGCTTACCTGCTCTTCCACAACAATGTCCTTCTCTTTAG